Below is a window of Callithrix jacchus isolate 240 chromosome 15, calJac240_pri, whole genome shotgun sequence DNA.
AGAATACACATTGTTTTCAGCACATGTGGTAAGTTTATCAGAAAAGACCATATTGTGAACCATATaagcctcagtaaatttaaaactataaaagtcaCAAAGAGTGTGATATATAAACACAATTTAATAAGATTAGAAaccaataataagaaaaaacatttggaaattaagcaacaGATTACTAAAGAATCACCaagtcaaagaagaaaacagcaaaaaaattagaatatatattggtgtgtataattttttaaaaagcaaaatgaaaaccttCTTAGACCAACAAAAGCTAAAGTAAATTATTTGCAGCAACTCAGCACAATAAGAAATAACAAAGGCATTTCTTCAGGCAGAGCAGAAGGAATATGACACTACATGGAAATTTCAGTACAGGTAAGGAAATAATTAGTgctggaaattataaaaatatgaaagatatttttcatattttcaatctCTTTTTACTATAACTCACTgtctaaagcaaaaataataatatgctaAGGAATTTAAAGCATAAAGTAGAGGCATGAAACAAAAGCATATTGCTGAAACATACTTATGATATACTTAAGGTAGTCTATTATTTGAAGGTAGACTGTAAGACAAAGTGACATATTTGAAGCTCCAGGGTAGCACTGTCCAAGAAGACATTCTGTGCAAATAAAAATATGCCATATTCatactgtccaatatggtagccactagccaaaGTGGATACTGCACACTTGAAATGTCATTAGTTTACCTAAAGATATGAAATTTCAAGCATTTAactgtaaattaattaaaaatttaaatttaaggcaGATACGTTCATCAGTTTGCTCCTTTCTGCCCGTGGACGCCGCCGAAGCAGCATCgttaaagtctctcttctccccgccatcatgtctaagtcagagtctcctaaagagccggaacagctgaggaagctcttcattggagggttgagctttgaaacaaccgatgagagcctcaggagccattttgagcaatggggaaggctcacagactgtgtggtcatgagagatccaaacaccaagcgctccaggggctttgggttcgTCACGTATgcaactgtggaggaggtggatgcagccatgaatgcaaggccacacaaagtggatggaagagttgtggaaccaaagagagctgtctcaagagaagattctcaaagaccaggtgcccacttaactgtgaaaaaaatattcgttggtggcattaaagaagacactgaagaacatcacctaagagattattttgaacagtatggaaaaattgaagtgattgaaatcatgacggacagaggcagtggcaagaaaaggggctttgcctttgtaacctttgacgaccatgactccgtggataagattgtcattcagaaataccatactgtgaatggccacaactgtgaagttaggaaagccctgtcaaagcaagagatggctagtgcttcatccagccaaagaggtcgaagtggttctggaaactttggtggtggtcgTGGAGGTGGTTTCggtgggaatgacaactttggtcgTGGAGGCAATTTCAGTGGTcgtggtggctttggtggcagccgtggtggtggtggatgtggtggcagtggggatggctataatggatttggtaatgatggaggcaattttggaggtggtagaagctacaatgattttggcagttacaacaatcagtcttcaaattttggacccatgaagggaggaaactttggaggcagaagctctggcccctatggtggtggcggccaatactttgccaaaccacgaaaccaaggtggctatggcggttccagtagcagcagtagctatggcagtggcagaagattttaattaggaaacaaagcttagcaggagaggagagccagaaaagtgacagggaagctacaggttacaacagatttgtgaactcagccaagcacagtggtggcagggcctagctgctacaaagaagacatgatttagacaaatactcatgtgtatgggcaaaaaactcgaggactgtatttgtgactaattgtataacaggttattttagtttctgttctgtggaaagtgtaaagcattccaacaaagggttttaatgtagattttttctttttctttttttttttttttgcacccatgctgttgattgctaaatgtaatagtctgatcgtgacgctgaataaatgtcttttaaaaaaaaaaaaaaaaaaatttaaatttaagcaGCTACACAGGGATAGTGCCTGCCTTATTGGATAGTacagcccattttttaaaaaaaccacaatTTTGAGGTATAATTAGTAATAGGAAAATTGTATCCTAAAAAATACTCAattcaaaagaaggcagaaaaacaaattaacaacatataaaagtagaaaacaaaagtaatatgAAATGTGCTACATAATAATGTATCTGTCGATGACAGACCACATATATAATGGTGGAAgtataagattataatactgtatcttttctatgtttagacataCAAATCTTACCATTGtgtacaactgcctacagtaatCAGTACCATAACATGCTGTCCAGATTTGTAACTCAGAAGCAACAGCCCATACCATATAACTTAGGTGTATAGTCATCTAGGTTTATGTAACTCTATGATAtgtgcacaatgacaaaatcacctaacagtATCTTTCTTAGAAAGCatctccattgttaagcaacaCACAACTGTAGATTTTAATTCAACCATATCGAAAATTATGTGAAATGTAAATCATCTACACACACTAATTAAAAAGGCAGAGATTTTGGAATAAATAAGCAACAAAACCCAACTATTTGCTGTCtataagaaacccactttaaatataaagatatacattaaaagcaaacaaatgaaaaatatataccatgtaatCACTCATATAGGAAACTTTGAATGACTATAGTAATATTAAATTACAGAGTAAACTTTAGAAAAAACGACTATTACTAGAAGTAAAAACAGGAACTTCATAATCATAAAGAAGTCAATATATATCAAGATAACACTGTAATCCTAAATGGGTATGTATCTAATACCAGAGTTTTAAAACACAGAGATTAAAAACTCGtggaactaaaagaaacagataagcACACAATTATAGCTggatattgatatggtttggctgcgtccccacccacatctcatcttgaatttccatgtattgttggagggacccagtgggaggtaattgggtcatgggggaggtctttcccatgctgttctcatgacagtgaacaagttttacaagatctgatggttttaaaaagaggtgtTCCTCTTCACAaactctctctcattctctctttgcctgctgccatccaagTAAGAcaggacttgctcctccttgccttccaccatgattgtgagacttccccagccacatggaactgtagaTCCAATTAAACCTgttccttttgtaaattacccagtctcaggtatgtctttatcagcagcatgaaaacggacaaatacagtaaattggtacccgTAGAGTGAGTGTTGCTGACAAGATACCCAAAAACGTAGAAGTGACattggaactaggtaacaggtagaggttggaacagtttggagagctcagaagaagacaggaaaatggggAAAGATTGAAACTTACTGAAGACTTGTTGAaaggctttgcccaaaatgctgatagtgatacgaacagtaaggtccaggctgaggtggtctcagatggagatgaggaagaaCTTGTCAGGAATTGGAGCAAAAGTGACTCTTCTACGtcttagcaaagagactggcagcattctgcccctgccctagagctttgtggaactttgaacttgagagatgatGTAGGGTAGCAGAAGAAACTTCTCCaagaagcaaagcattcaagagatgacttgagtgctgttaaaggcattccattttaaaagggaaaccacaaaagtttggaaaatctgcagcctaacaatgtgatagaaaagaaaatcccatttttctgaggagaaattcaagccagctgtagaaatttgcataaccaacaaggagctgaatgttaatcaccaaatCAAttaggaaaatgtctccagggcacacCAGAGAACtttatggcagcccctcccatcacaggtctaGAGGTTTAGGAGAAAAATGGTatcatgggctgggcccaggttccctctgctgtgtgcagcctagtgACTTGGTGCTCTGCATTCCAACTGCTCCAGCCTTGACTAAAAGGTGCTAaatacagctcaggctgttgctttaGAGGAatgaagccccaagccttggcagctttctgTGGTGTTGAGACtgagagtgcacagaagtcaagaattgaggtttgggaaggTCCACCTAGATTTCTGAGGATGTTTGGAAATGCATGGATTCCcagacagaagtttgctgcaggggcagggccctcatggagaacctctgctagtgcAGTGCGAAAGGGAAATGCAGGGTTGGAGTGCTCACACAGAGTCCCTATTGGGGCaacacctagtggagctgtgagaagaggcccaccatcctccagaccccagaatggtagatccaccaacagcttgcaccatgcccctggaaaagccacagacaatgccagcccatgaaagcaagTGGGTGGGGGGATACACCTTGCAAAGCCATAGAGGTGatgctgcccaaggctgtgggagcccacctcttgcatcagcatgaccttgACGTGAGACAGGGAGTCAAAGgatatcattttggagctttaagatttgactatCCCACTGAATTTTGGGCTTCTATGGGAcctgtggcccctttgttttggctaattgCTCTCATTCCGATTGGCTATATTAACCCAATGCATGTACACCCATTATATCTAGGAAGGAAGTAACCTGCTTTTGATATTACatgctcataggcagaagggactttccTTGTCTCAAATTGATACCagactgtgaacttttgagttaatgctgaaatgagttaagactttaggagaatgttgggaaggcatgattgttttttaaatgtgaggacatgagaattgggaggggcccagggcagaatgatatggtttggttttgtctccacccatatctcatcttgcattaccatgtattgtgggaggtaACTGGTgcgaggtaattgaatcatgggggcaggtctttcccatgctgttcttgcgAGAGTGAAtaactctcatgagatctgatggttttaaagaaaaggcactcccttgcacaagctctctctcatTCTCATTGTCTGCTGCCATCTATGTAATATGGGACCTGCtcatccttgccttctgccatgattgtgcgTCTTCCACAGCCACATGGAAGTGTAAGTCCAATTCAAccaatttcttttgtaaattgccaaggcttgggtatgtctttatcagaagcatgAAAACACACTAATACAGAGACCTTAAAACTTGACTCTTAGTAACtgataaaacaagcaaacaaataatctGCAACTGGCTGGTATTTATGGAACAAGTGTGCCCAAAAACATCAGCATACATATTTTTTAGTACGATATGGAACATTCATCAAGACAGATCATATTCtaggacattaaaaaaaactcaaaaacctaaaaagcaTACCAAGCAGGCTCTTTAACTACAAAAGATTTACACTAgaagtaaataaaagaacaatattTGGAAAAATCCAAACTATTGAAAAGTAGACAATACATTCCTAAGTAATTCATGGATCAAAGGAAAACACAAGAGTATTTAGAATACGTTtttaatacaatgaaaaatacaacatattaaaatgtatgaGCTATATCTAAAGCAGTGACCAAGGGAAATTTATAAAAGTAGATCCTTAcattcaaaaacaagaaaaatcacaaGTCAAAAACTTAAGATTCCTTGtaacttaaaactataaatagcaaattaaattcaaagcaaaaaagggggggggaaaAGCATGaagcaatgaaagagaaaacagaaaaataattaaaagcaagtAATGAAACaagttttctctttgaaaaggCCAGTTAAATTGATAAATCTCCCCAAATTAAtcaagaacaaaagagaaaaaatatgtatcaccaatattaacaaaaaaggaaatatcatTACAGATTATACTGATTATTAAGAAAAACAACAGTATATTACAAGCAACTTCATACCAATGTTTGATAACTTGTTTGAAAATTTCCTGAAAAACAAACTACTAATGTTCATTCCAAAAGATATTGACAACATGAGTATCTCTATATCAAATAAAGACATTAAAGTTACACTTTAaaaccttcccacaaagaaaaccaCATGTCTAAAGGCTTCATTGCTGaatttttcctaaaatttaaagaagaattaatgtcAATTCTACACAAACTCTTCCAGGAAACAGAACAGGAGGGACCATTTACTACCTCATTTTATGTagccagcattactctgatatGAAAaccaaagacattaaaaaaaggaaatcacagaccaatatctctcataaaatagatgcaaaaatccattTAAACACCAGCAAGTCGGTAAGAACTAAAACCACAaaagtcatagaaaaaaaaaaagtatgggagTCAATCTTCATGACTTTGGATTTGGCAATAAATTCTTAGATGTTACACCAACAATACaagcaatgaaacaaaacaagtaagtaaattggacttcatcaaaactcAAAACTTTAGGTATCAAAGAATACTTTGAAGAGTGAAAGACAACACAGAAAATAGGATAAAATATCTGGGAATTCTGTATCTGATAAGGGTCTAGCATCCGGAATACATcaaaaactcttacaactcaacaacaaaaaaaagacaaacaacccattttataaagtca
It encodes the following:
- the LOC108588454 gene encoding heterogeneous nuclear ribonucleoprotein A1, with amino-acid sequence MSKSESPKEPEQLRKLFIGGLSFETTDESLRSHFEQWGRLTDCVVMRDPNTKRSRGFGFVTYATVEEVDAAMNARPHKVDGRVVEPKRAVSREDSQRPGAHLTVKKIFVGGIKEDTEEHHLRDYFEQYGKIEVIEIMTDRGSGKKRGFAFVTFDDHDSVDKIVIQKYHTVNGHNCEVRKALSKQEMASASSSQRGRSGSGNFGGGRGGGFGGNDNFGRGGNFSGRGGFGGSRGGGGCGGSGDGYNGFGNDGGNFGGGRSYNDFGSYNNQSSNFGPMKGGNFGGRSSGPYGGGGQYFAKPRNQGGYGGSSSSSSYGSGRRF